Proteins from a single region of Pyrus communis chromosome 6, drPyrComm1.1, whole genome shotgun sequence:
- the LOC137737804 gene encoding PHD finger protein ING1 isoform X3, producing MSFLEEFNANIQRQNEQRCEQEIEDIKREIKSGNITPDTSLVRFSDEALDEQKHSVGIADEKVLLAVRAYDLVDTHIQQLDQYLKTFEEELRERDSAAASALPAPNPDSGAKSGKSSEGGRGGRKKTRLATAAAAAATASVNPTAMDLDIPVDPNEPTYCLCNQVSYGEMVACENPNCKIEWFHFGCVGLKDKPRGKWYCTDCAALKPRRKGK from the exons ATGTCTTTCCTTGAAGAATTCAACGCca ATATCCAGAGACAAAATGAACAACGCTGCGAACAAGAAATTGAGGACATAAAGCGTGAAATTAAGTCTGGGAATATTACACCTGATACTTCCCTTGTTAGATTCTCAGATGAGGCTCTTGATGAGCAGAAGCACAGTGTTGGGATTGCAGACGAAAAGGTTCTTTTGGCTGTACGGGCATATGATCTG GTGGATACACACATACAACAACTTGATCAGTACTTGAAAACTTTTGAGGAAGAGCTGCGTG AAAGAGATAGTGCTGCCGCAAGTGCCTTGCCTGCTCCAAATCCCGATAGTGGTGCAAAATCTGGAAAGAGTAGTGAAGGCGGTAGAGGAGGGCGTAAGAA AACAAGACTAGCAACAgccgcagcagcagcagcaactgCATCTGTCAATCCTACTGCTATGGATTTAGATATACCAGTGGATCCAAATGAACCCACGTACTGTTTATGCAACCAAGTTAGCTACGGGGAGATGGTTGCATGCGAGAACCCCAAT TGCAAGATAGAGTGGTTCCATTTTGGGTGTGTTGGTCTGAAGGACAAACCAAGAGGAAAGTGGTATTGTACAGATTGTGCTGCATTGAAACCTCGCCGGAAAGGCAAATGA
- the LOC137737804 gene encoding PHD finger protein ING1 isoform X1, protein MSFLEEFNANLESLPNILAKNYSVMRTLDQSLQDIQRQNEQRCEQEIEDIKREIKSGNITPDTSLVRFSDEALDEQKHSVGIADEKVLLAVRAYDLVDTHIQQLDQYLKTFEEELRERDSAAASALPAPNPDSGAKSGKSSEGGRGGRKKTRLATAAAAAATASVNPTAMDLDIPVDPNEPTYCLCNQVSYGEMVACENPNCKIEWFHFGCVGLKDKPRGKWYCTDCAALKPRRKGK, encoded by the exons ATGTCTTTCCTTGAAGAATTCAACGCca ATTTGGAATCTCTGCCTAATATTTTGGCTAAGAATTATTCGGTGATGCGCACTCTAGATCAAAGTTTACAAG ATATCCAGAGACAAAATGAACAACGCTGCGAACAAGAAATTGAGGACATAAAGCGTGAAATTAAGTCTGGGAATATTACACCTGATACTTCCCTTGTTAGATTCTCAGATGAGGCTCTTGATGAGCAGAAGCACAGTGTTGGGATTGCAGACGAAAAGGTTCTTTTGGCTGTACGGGCATATGATCTG GTGGATACACACATACAACAACTTGATCAGTACTTGAAAACTTTTGAGGAAGAGCTGCGTG AAAGAGATAGTGCTGCCGCAAGTGCCTTGCCTGCTCCAAATCCCGATAGTGGTGCAAAATCTGGAAAGAGTAGTGAAGGCGGTAGAGGAGGGCGTAAGAA AACAAGACTAGCAACAgccgcagcagcagcagcaactgCATCTGTCAATCCTACTGCTATGGATTTAGATATACCAGTGGATCCAAATGAACCCACGTACTGTTTATGCAACCAAGTTAGCTACGGGGAGATGGTTGCATGCGAGAACCCCAAT TGCAAGATAGAGTGGTTCCATTTTGGGTGTGTTGGTCTGAAGGACAAACCAAGAGGAAAGTGGTATTGTACAGATTGTGCTGCATTGAAACCTCGCCGGAAAGGCAAATGA
- the LOC137737804 gene encoding PHD finger protein ING1 isoform X2, producing the protein MRTLDQSLQDIQRQNEQRCEQEIEDIKREIKSGNITPDTSLVRFSDEALDEQKHSVGIADEKVLLAVRAYDLVDTHIQQLDQYLKTFEEELRERDSAAASALPAPNPDSGAKSGKSSEGGRGGRKKTRLATAAAAAATASVNPTAMDLDIPVDPNEPTYCLCNQVSYGEMVACENPNCKIEWFHFGCVGLKDKPRGKWYCTDCAALKPRRKGK; encoded by the exons ATGCGCACTCTAGATCAAAGTTTACAAG ATATCCAGAGACAAAATGAACAACGCTGCGAACAAGAAATTGAGGACATAAAGCGTGAAATTAAGTCTGGGAATATTACACCTGATACTTCCCTTGTTAGATTCTCAGATGAGGCTCTTGATGAGCAGAAGCACAGTGTTGGGATTGCAGACGAAAAGGTTCTTTTGGCTGTACGGGCATATGATCTG GTGGATACACACATACAACAACTTGATCAGTACTTGAAAACTTTTGAGGAAGAGCTGCGTG AAAGAGATAGTGCTGCCGCAAGTGCCTTGCCTGCTCCAAATCCCGATAGTGGTGCAAAATCTGGAAAGAGTAGTGAAGGCGGTAGAGGAGGGCGTAAGAA AACAAGACTAGCAACAgccgcagcagcagcagcaactgCATCTGTCAATCCTACTGCTATGGATTTAGATATACCAGTGGATCCAAATGAACCCACGTACTGTTTATGCAACCAAGTTAGCTACGGGGAGATGGTTGCATGCGAGAACCCCAAT TGCAAGATAGAGTGGTTCCATTTTGGGTGTGTTGGTCTGAAGGACAAACCAAGAGGAAAGTGGTATTGTACAGATTGTGCTGCATTGAAACCTCGCCGGAAAGGCAAATGA
- the LOC137737419 gene encoding protein transport protein SEC24 C-like, with protein sequence MQPRPDPLADNMQNLNLNRPPSMPNSAPPRPSPFGQPPPFPSSAPPAAAPPPFSRPGPPPAAFARPTAPAPRSGAPQPTLSPATTPVRPSGPPVGQPSSFPSRPPPGSFPPVGGVAPASAPTPIGPVSTPALAYPRPGPQSMPPTTAPGRMMSNGPPMFGSGAMPGGPRFPPSGNAPQPPVGHPPAVARAPPTGPPRTPTMHSVLGGPAVSGPPGPTVQQPPPFSAAPPFPAAPQPLRPPPPGSPYGSQTWQVQQGQVPPPSHFPGSAQPPRMFGMPPPPLPNQSMTTISPAGQTGTPLAGSSKIDPTQIPRPIPSSSVLIHETRQGNQANPPPPATTDYIVRDTGNCSPRYMRCTINQIPCTGDLLTTSGMLLALLVEPFALPHPNEEPIQVVDFGESGPVRCSRCKGYINPFMKFIDQGRKFICNLCGFTDETPRDYHCNLGPDGRRRDADERPELCRGTVEFVASKEYMVRDPMPAVYFFLIDVSMNAIQTGATAAACSAISQVIADLPEGPRTMVGIATFDSTIHFYNLKRALQQPLMLIVPDVQDVYTPLETDVVVQLSECRQHLEQLLESIPTMFQNSKIAESAFGAAIKAAFLAIKSTGGKLLVFQSVLASTGIGALSAREAEGRANISSADKEPHKLLQPADKTLKTMAVEFAEYQVCVDLFITTQSYIDIASISVIPRTTGGQVYYYYPFSAVSDPAKLYNDLRWNVTRPQGFEAVMRVRCSQGIQVQEYHGSFCKRIPTDVDLPGIDCDKTIMVTLKHDDKLQDGSECGFQCAVLYTSVYGQRRIRVATLSLPCTSMLSNLFRAADLDAQFTCFMKQAANEIPSSPLLRVREQVTNLCISSLLSYRKFCATVSSSGQLILPEALKLLPLYTLALIKSTGLRTDGKIDERSFWINHVSSLSVPLAVPLVYPRMVAIHDLESKKEGDESLIPLVIPLSSEHVSDEGIYLLENGEDCLIYIGNLVDSRILQQLFGIASADELPTQFVLQRYDNPLSKKLNDVVNEIRRQRCSYLRLKLCKKGDPSGTLFFSYMVEDQSPNGPSYVEFLVHVHRQIQIKMAS encoded by the exons ATGCAGCCCCGCCCTGATCCATTAGCCGATAATATGCAGAATTTGAATCTTAATCGGCCGCCTTCCATGCCTAATTCTGCCCCTCCTAGACCATCCCCTTTCGGCCAACCGCCGCCTTTTCCTTCATCAGCCCCTCCTGCTGCTGCACCACCTCCTTTTTCACGGCCCGGCCCTCCCCCGGCTGCATTTGCAAGACCTACAGCACCAGCACCGCGATCGGGGGCCCCGCAACCAACATTATCCCCTGCCACCACCCCGGTAAGACCCTCCGGGCCGCCCGTTGGCCAGCCTTCATCTTTTCCGTCTCGACCGCCTCCTGGGTCATTTCCTCCTGTGGGTGGGGTAGCTCCTGCTTCTGCGCCAACGCCAATTGGTCCAGTTTCGACGCCAGCGCTGGCATATCCTAGGCCAGGTCCTCAGAGCATGCCGCCTACGACTGCACCAGGTAGAATGATGAGTAATGGGCCGCCAATGTTTGGTTCCGGGGCTATGCCGGGTGGGCCTCGTTTCCCTCCGAGTGGAAATGCACCTCAACCACCTGTTGGGCATCCACCAGCAGTGGCACGGGCACCACCAACGGGTCCTCCACGAACTCCAACCATGCACTCTGTGCTGGGTGGTCCAGCAGTTAGTGGCCCACCAGGTCCTACTGTTCAGCAGCCACCACCATTTTCAGCAGCACCGCCATTTCCAGCAGCACCTCAACCATTGCGGCCACCACCTCCAGGTTCTCCCTATGGCTCACAGACGTGGCAAGTGCAACAAGGACAG GTGCCTCCACCTTCACATTTTCCGGGTTCTGCTCAACCACCTAGAATGTTTGGAATGCCACCCCCACCGTTACCAAATCAGTCCATGACTACTATCTCACCTGCTGGTCAAACTGGTACACCTTTGGCTGGTTCATCCAAGATTGATCCCACTCAAATTCCTCGGCCTATACCAAGTTCGTCGGTGCTCATTCATGAAACTCGTCAGGGCAATCAGGCAAATCCACCTCCG CCTGCTACAACTGATTATATTGTCAGAGACACTGGGAATTGCAGTCCACGATACATGAGGTGCACCATCAATCAG ATACCATGCACTGGTGATCTTTTAACAACATCAGGGATGCTGTTAGCTTTGTTGGTTGAACCTTTTGCCCTTCCTCATCCAAATGAGGAACCAATCCAA gttgTGGATTTTGGTGAAAGTGGTCCCGTTCGATGCTCTCGTTGCAAAGGCTACATAAACCCTTTTATGAAGTTCATTGACCAGGGCAGGAAATTCATCTGTAATCTTTGTG GATTTACTGATGAGACTCCGCGTGACTACCACTGCAATCTTGGTCCAGATGGTAGACGTAGAGATGCTGATGAGAGGCCTGAGCTATGTAGAGGAACAGTTGAATTTGTTGCTTCAAAAGAATACATG GTCCGTGATCCCATGCCAGCTGTGTACTTCTTCCTCATTGATGTATCCATGAATGCCATTCAAACTGGTGCAACTGCTGCAGCTTGCAGTGCAATCAGTCAAGTTATTGCTGATCTTCCG GAAGGTCCTCGGACAATGGTGGGAATTGCAACATTTGACTCAACGATCCATTTTTACAATTTGAAACGTGCATTGCAGCAG CCTTTGATGCTTATTGTTCCTGATGTGCAAGATGTTTACACTCCTCTGGAGACTGATGTAGTTGTCCAGCTTTCTGAG TGCCGCCAACATTTGGAGCAATTGTTGGAAAGTATTCCAACCATGTTTCAAAACAGTAAAATTGCTGAATCAGCCTTTGGTGCAGCAATCAAG GCTGCTTTCTTGGCAATTAAGAGTACTGGAGGGAAACTTTTGGTGTTTCAGTCAG TGTTGGCATCAACTGGAATTGGAGCGCTCTCTGCTAGAGAAGCTGAAGGAAGAGCTAATATATCTTCAGCTGATAAG GAGCCCCATAAATTACTCCAACCAGCTGACAAAACTTTAAAGACAATGGCAGTTGAATTTGCTGAATATCAG GTTTGTGTCGACTTATTTATCACTACCCAGTCATACATAGACATTGCTTCTATCTCTGTCATCCCAAGAACAACTGGAGGGCAG GTTTACTATTATTATCCCTTCTCAGCTGTCTCTGATCCTGCAAAGCTCTACAACGATCTTAGATGGAATGTCACAAGGCCTCAAGGTTTTGAGGCGGTGATGCGTGTAAGATGCAGCCAG GGTATCCAAGTTCAAGAGTACCATGGAAGCTTTTGCAAACGTATTCCTACGGATGTTGACCTACCTGGG ATTGACTGTGACAAAACTATTATGGTGACCTTAAAACATGATGATAAATTACAGGATGGCTCAGAATGTGGTTTCCag TGTGCCGTTTTATACACATCTGTGTATGGCCAACGGAGAATTCGAGTTGCGACTTTATCTCTGCCATGCACAAGTATGCTAAGTAATCTGTTCCGTGCTGCTGATTTGGACGCTCAGTTTACATGTTTCATGAAGCAAG CGGCAAACGAAATCCCTTCAAGTCCCCTCTTGCGTGTACGGGAACAAGTGACAAATCTGTGCATCAGTAGTCTGCTTTCATATCGTAAATTTTGTGCTACTGTATCATCTTCTGGACAGCTTATTCTTCCGGAGGCACTGAAGCTCCTGCCTCTATACACCCTTG CATTAATCAAAAGTACGGGGCTACGAACTGATGGAAAAATAGATGAGCGGTCCTTCTGGATCAATCATGTTTCTTCCCTTTCTGTTCCTTTGGCAGTTCCATTGGTGTACCCCAGAATGGTGGCTATTCATGACTTAGAATCAAAAAAG GAGGGTGATGAGTCTCTAATTCCTCTGGTGATTCCGCTTTCTAGCGAACATGTGAGTGACGAGGGAATTTATCTTCTCGAGAATGGCGAGGACTGTTTAATATATATTGGGAACTTGGTAGATTCTAGAATTTTGCAACAACTGTTTGGAATCGCCTCTGCTGATGAACTTCCTACTCAG TTTGTGTTACAGCGGTATGATAATCCATTATCGAAGAAGCTGAATGATGTGGTAAATGAAATACGGCGCCAGAGATGTTCCTACCTTCG CTTAAAATTATGCAAGAAAGGAGATCCATCAG GAACATTGTTTTTCTCATATATGGTCGAAGACCAGAGTCCGAATGGCCCCTCCTATGTTGAGTTTCTGGTACACGTCCATCGGCAAATACAGATAAAAATGGCGTCATAA